From the Oleiharenicola lentus genome, one window contains:
- the gpmI gene encoding 2,3-bisphosphoglycerate-independent phosphoglycerate mutase → MSSARPPVLLVIRDGWGKNPDPKQDVTNAVALAKKACDDALHAQYPHALVRASGLDVGLPDGVMGNSEVGHENIGAGRIVDQELVRLNKLFSEKRLATNAVWKNLVARVKSGGGKLHLFGIVSDAGVHGMLEHLYGILRQAKEDGLTQVYLHAFTDGRDTPPSSGLGYIKQVEAQMKAIGVGRIATVCGRFWAMDRDNRWERVQKAYDMLVGKAAAQAPSAEAAVQAYYDKPMSPTQVGDEFVPATWIVGAEGKPVATIANSDAVLFYNYRGDRPREITKAFVLDGFKDFDRGPKLDLYYATMTEYESGLPVHVVSPKPEKLKNILGEVVAAAGIAQFRCAETEKNPHVTFFFNNYRKDPFPGEERACPASPKVPTYDLQPEMSAAEVTKFAKEAILSGKYGLIVVNYANPDMVGHSGSLPATIKAVEATDAGVGELLAALATKNGKAVVCADHGNAEQMWDPTVNGPHTAHTLNLVEVFAVGEGLAAGKTKMRSGGRLADIAPTVLHLMGLPKPAEMTGESLISG, encoded by the coding sequence ATGAGTTCAGCCCGTCCGCCCGTCCTCCTGGTCATCCGTGATGGCTGGGGCAAGAATCCCGATCCCAAGCAGGATGTCACCAACGCCGTGGCCCTGGCCAAGAAGGCCTGCGACGACGCGCTCCATGCCCAATACCCGCATGCCCTGGTGCGGGCCTCGGGACTCGATGTCGGTCTGCCCGACGGGGTGATGGGCAACAGCGAGGTCGGCCACGAAAACATCGGCGCCGGTCGCATCGTGGACCAGGAACTCGTCCGTCTGAACAAGCTTTTTTCCGAAAAGCGTCTCGCCACGAACGCAGTATGGAAAAATCTCGTTGCCCGCGTCAAGTCGGGTGGCGGCAAGCTGCACCTGTTCGGCATCGTGTCCGATGCCGGCGTCCACGGCATGCTGGAGCATCTCTACGGCATCCTCCGCCAGGCCAAGGAAGACGGCCTCACGCAGGTTTACCTGCATGCCTTCACCGACGGTCGCGACACGCCGCCGTCGAGCGGACTCGGCTACATCAAGCAGGTGGAAGCCCAGATGAAGGCCATCGGCGTGGGCCGGATCGCCACGGTCTGCGGCCGCTTCTGGGCCATGGACCGCGACAACCGCTGGGAGCGCGTGCAAAAGGCCTACGACATGCTGGTCGGCAAGGCCGCGGCCCAGGCGCCGAGTGCCGAGGCGGCCGTGCAGGCCTACTACGACAAACCGATGAGCCCGACCCAGGTCGGCGACGAGTTTGTGCCCGCGACGTGGATTGTTGGAGCCGAGGGCAAGCCGGTCGCCACCATCGCGAACAGCGACGCCGTGCTCTTCTACAACTATCGCGGCGACCGCCCGCGGGAGATCACCAAGGCCTTCGTGCTCGACGGCTTCAAGGACTTCGATCGCGGCCCGAAGCTGGACCTCTACTACGCGACGATGACCGAATACGAGTCCGGCCTGCCGGTGCACGTCGTGTCGCCGAAGCCCGAGAAGCTGAAAAACATTCTCGGCGAGGTGGTGGCCGCCGCCGGGATCGCGCAGTTCCGCTGCGCCGAGACCGAGAAGAACCCGCACGTGACTTTCTTCTTCAACAATTACCGCAAGGACCCTTTCCCCGGCGAAGAGCGGGCCTGCCCGGCGAGTCCCAAGGTGCCGACCTACGACCTGCAACCGGAAATGTCCGCCGCCGAGGTGACGAAGTTCGCCAAGGAGGCGATTCTCTCCGGCAAATACGGCCTGATCGTCGTCAACTACGCCAATCCCGACATGGTCGGTCACTCCGGTTCGCTGCCCGCGACCATCAAGGCCGTCGAGGCCACCGATGCCGGGGTGGGCGAACTGCTCGCCGCCCTTGCGACGAAGAACGGCAAGGCGGTCGTCTGTGCCGACCACGGCAACGCCGAACAGATGTGGGATCCGACCGTCAACGGCCCGCACACCGCGCACACGCTGAATCTCGTCGAGGTGTTTGCGGTGGGCGAGGGGCTTGCCGCCGGGAAGACCAAGATGCGCAGCGGCGGCCGTCTCGCCGACATCGCGCCGACCGTGCTCCACCTCATGGGCCTGCCTAAGCCGGCGGAGATGACCGGCGAGAGCCTGATTTCAGGCTGA
- a CDS encoding sugar phosphate isomerase/epimerase family protein: MTPVGFVSAILPDLGFEDVIRFAKQADYQCVELCCWPVGKAERRYAGVTHLDVATLTDARAAEVKAFLKEQGVFLSGLGYYPNPMEADAERAAFFREHLKKVIVAAHKLGLRNVNTFVGRNQQLNEVENLKLFAEVWPPLVKLAAEHGVNIGIENCPMYFTYDEWPKGQNLAYSPALWRKLYEIIPDANFGLNYDPSHLLWMQMDHLKPLREFTSRLHHLHLKDAHVHRDRLDENGILANPLTFHTPKLPGRGDIDWDAYFKALREIGWTGPVVVEVEDKDYEGSLEDRKRSLTDARKFLRTWIP, encoded by the coding sequence ATGACTCCCGTCGGTTTCGTTTCCGCGATCCTGCCTGACCTCGGCTTTGAGGATGTCATCCGGTTCGCGAAGCAGGCCGATTACCAGTGCGTCGAGCTCTGCTGCTGGCCGGTGGGCAAGGCGGAGCGGCGCTATGCGGGAGTCACGCATCTCGATGTTGCCACCCTGACGGATGCCCGCGCGGCGGAGGTGAAGGCGTTTTTGAAAGAACAGGGCGTGTTTCTCTCCGGGCTCGGTTACTATCCCAACCCGATGGAGGCCGACGCCGAGCGCGCGGCTTTCTTTCGCGAGCACCTCAAGAAGGTGATCGTCGCCGCGCATAAGCTCGGTCTGCGCAACGTGAACACATTCGTCGGTCGCAATCAGCAGCTCAATGAGGTCGAGAACCTGAAGCTCTTTGCGGAGGTCTGGCCGCCGTTAGTGAAGCTTGCCGCGGAACACGGCGTGAACATCGGCATCGAAAATTGCCCGATGTATTTCACCTACGACGAGTGGCCGAAGGGGCAGAATCTGGCGTATTCGCCGGCGCTGTGGCGGAAGCTGTATGAAATCATACCCGATGCGAACTTCGGCCTGAACTACGATCCCTCGCACCTGCTCTGGATGCAGATGGACCACCTGAAACCGTTGCGCGAGTTCACGTCACGCCTGCACCACCTGCACCTGAAGGATGCGCACGTTCATCGGGATCGATTGGACGAGAATGGTATCCTCGCCAACCCTCTGACATTTCACACGCCAAAGCTCCCCGGTCGGGGTGACATCGACTGGGACGCGTATTTCAAAGCCTTGCGCGAGATCGGCTGGACGGGGCCGGTCGTCGTCGAAGTCGAAGACAAGGATTACGAAGGGAGTCTGGAGGACCGGAAGCGGTCACTCACTGACGCCAGAAAGTTTCTGCGGACTTGGATTCCTTGA
- a CDS encoding MFS transporter: MKSAINAKLSVLMFLQFFIWGAWYTSIAVYMTAQGMGSLTHWPFTVNPVAAIVAPFFLGLVADRFFATEKVLAVLHLLGSAVLLAVPSLAAQPTAFILGLLVYNLCYMPTLGLANSLAFHHLDDQEKQFPRIRVFGTLGWIVAGLAVSFVLDKLVGTTAEGTSAPLLTAGVASLLLGFFCFTLPHTPPSAKGRQVSFGSILGLDAFRQLGSGPFYVFLLSSFLICIPLAAYYNFTQLFLGAVGLTSVAATQTLGQVSEVGFMLLMPVFFARLGVKWMLVVGMGAWVLRYALFALGAPDQVQWMVFAGIALHGICYDFFFVTGQIYVDKKSSPAVRGQAQGMLVLVTYGAGMLIGAQIAGRVYNGFLGSATALTLAQWQSFWWIPAAFALGVLGLFAALFRDKSVDGK; encoded by the coding sequence ATGAAATCCGCGATCAATGCCAAGCTGTCCGTTCTGATGTTCCTCCAGTTCTTCATCTGGGGGGCATGGTATACCTCGATCGCGGTTTATATGACCGCACAGGGCATGGGCAGCCTCACTCACTGGCCGTTCACGGTGAATCCCGTCGCGGCCATCGTCGCACCGTTCTTCCTCGGGCTCGTGGCCGACCGATTCTTCGCCACCGAAAAGGTGCTCGCGGTGCTCCATCTGCTGGGTAGCGCCGTACTGCTGGCTGTGCCTTCACTAGCCGCCCAGCCGACGGCCTTCATTCTCGGGCTGCTGGTCTACAACCTCTGCTACATGCCAACCCTTGGCTTGGCCAACTCGCTCGCCTTCCATCACCTCGACGACCAGGAAAAACAATTCCCGCGCATCCGGGTATTCGGCACGCTGGGCTGGATCGTGGCGGGCCTGGCTGTGTCCTTCGTGCTCGACAAACTCGTCGGCACCACTGCCGAGGGAACATCCGCGCCGCTCCTGACCGCGGGCGTCGCCTCTCTCCTGCTCGGCTTCTTCTGCTTCACCCTGCCCCACACGCCGCCCTCGGCCAAGGGCAGGCAGGTTTCCTTCGGCTCGATCCTTGGCCTCGATGCGTTTCGCCAGCTCGGCAGCGGGCCGTTTTATGTATTTCTGCTCAGCTCCTTCCTCATCTGCATCCCGCTCGCGGCCTACTACAACTTCACGCAACTCTTCCTCGGCGCGGTCGGCCTGACCAGCGTGGCCGCCACGCAAACGCTCGGACAGGTTTCAGAGGTCGGCTTCATGCTGCTGATGCCGGTCTTCTTTGCCCGGCTCGGCGTGAAGTGGATGCTGGTGGTCGGCATGGGCGCCTGGGTGCTGCGCTACGCGCTCTTTGCCCTTGGCGCCCCGGACCAGGTGCAATGGATGGTGTTCGCCGGCATCGCGCTGCACGGCATCTGCTACGACTTCTTCTTCGTCACCGGTCAGATCTACGTGGACAAGAAATCCTCACCGGCCGTGCGGGGACAGGCGCAGGGCATGCTGGTGTTGGTGACCTACGGCGCAGGCATGCTGATCGGTGCGCAGATCGCCGGCCGGGTTTACAACGGATTCCTCGGCTCCGCCACCGCGCTCACCCTCGCCCAATGGCAGTCGTTCTGGTGGATTCCCGCCGCCTTTGCCCTCGGCGTGTTGGGCCTCTTCGCCGCGCTGTTCCGGGACAAGTCGGTGGATGGAAAGTAA
- a CDS encoding zeta toxin family protein, which produces MPDLFIIAGPNGAGKSTYVKRFLPEEMRCREFVNADLIAAGLSPFAPDAVSFQARRIMLNRLRELFESRQSFSFETTLTGYGYTHLLREMKEAGYRIRLDYLWIPNLDITRNRVKQRVRKGGHDIPDEVQQRRFGKGVRLLLEHYRPLVNDWRIYDNTGQNPHLIVSEKDGKLRVSDISRLVMIEAAANIPIMTDKPTDRVEEPQTADYDWETRASMRAMRKAYADVILENLAWGLPVIQWRDGIGVVEVPAEQLEPLARRILETNGEPLPPEEERALLAHVKI; this is translated from the coding sequence ATGCCGGACCTCTTCATCATCGCCGGGCCGAACGGGGCGGGAAAATCCACCTATGTGAAGCGCTTCCTGCCCGAGGAAATGCGCTGCCGGGAGTTCGTGAACGCGGATTTGATCGCGGCCGGGCTGTCGCCTTTCGCTCCTGATGCGGTCTCGTTTCAAGCCCGCCGGATCATGCTGAACAGGCTGCGGGAGCTTTTTGAATCGCGTCAGAGTTTCTCGTTCGAGACCACGCTCACGGGCTACGGTTACACCCACCTGTTGCGGGAGATGAAGGAGGCGGGTTATCGCATACGCTTGGATTACCTGTGGATTCCGAATCTGGACATCACGCGCAACCGGGTGAAGCAGCGCGTTCGGAAAGGCGGACACGACATTCCGGACGAGGTGCAGCAAAGGCGGTTTGGCAAGGGGGTGCGGCTCCTGCTGGAGCATTACCGGCCGCTAGTGAATGACTGGCGGATTTACGACAACACCGGTCAAAATCCCCACCTGATCGTTTCTGAAAAGGACGGTAAGCTGAGGGTCTCGGATATTTCCCGACTTGTGATGATCGAGGCGGCAGCTAACATCCCGATCATGACGGATAAGCCGACCGACCGGGTGGAGGAACCGCAGACAGCCGACTACGATTGGGAAACCCGCGCCTCCATGCGGGCCATGCGCAAGGCTTACGCCGATGTCATTCTCGAAAACCTCGCCTGGGGTCTGCCCGTCATCCAGTGGCGCGACGGCATCGGGGTCGTGGAGGTGCCGGCCGAGCAGCTCGAACCGCTGGCGCGGCGCATTCTCGAGACCAACGGCGAGCCGCTGCCTCCGGAAGAGGAGCGGGCGCTGCTCGCGCACGTGAAGATCTGA
- a CDS encoding LysR family transcriptional regulator, with amino-acid sequence MELHQLRYFLAVARTRNFSRAAEQCHVAQPSLSQQIKKLEEELDERLFERTKREVALTPAGEVFRGHAERALEEVEAAREKVREVRGLVRGRVVLGALPTVAPYFLPARLRAFAEKFPGIEVVVHEDTTNRLVAAVLGKEVDLALLSLPVERAGLQAREFFDEPLLVALPARHRLAAKRRLTLDDLEQEPFILMQEGHCLAGQALQFCRLNGFAPQVSFRSAQLETVLAFVAEGRGVSIIPAMARRDRDKAVVCRALAGMTRSVGVVHRSGRPLAGTAQALLDFLAASGPGAR; translated from the coding sequence ATGGAGCTGCATCAACTTCGCTACTTCCTCGCCGTCGCCCGCACGCGCAACTTCAGCCGTGCGGCCGAGCAGTGCCATGTGGCGCAACCTTCGCTCAGCCAGCAGATCAAAAAGCTGGAGGAGGAGCTGGACGAGCGGCTGTTCGAACGCACCAAGCGCGAGGTGGCCCTGACTCCGGCCGGAGAGGTCTTTCGCGGCCATGCGGAACGGGCCCTGGAGGAAGTGGAGGCGGCCCGGGAGAAGGTGCGCGAAGTGCGCGGGTTGGTGCGCGGCCGGGTCGTGCTGGGGGCGCTACCGACCGTGGCGCCCTATTTCCTGCCGGCACGACTGCGCGCGTTTGCCGAGAAGTTTCCCGGCATCGAGGTCGTGGTGCACGAGGACACGACCAACCGGTTGGTGGCAGCCGTGCTGGGCAAGGAGGTGGATCTGGCGCTCCTCAGTCTTCCGGTGGAGCGGGCCGGGTTGCAGGCCAGGGAATTTTTCGATGAGCCGCTGCTGGTGGCCCTGCCGGCGCGGCACCGGCTGGCGGCCAAGCGGAGACTGACCCTCGACGACCTGGAGCAGGAGCCGTTCATCCTCATGCAGGAGGGCCATTGCCTTGCGGGACAGGCGTTGCAGTTCTGCCGGCTGAACGGCTTTGCACCGCAGGTGAGTTTTCGCAGCGCGCAGTTGGAAACCGTGCTGGCCTTCGTGGCCGAGGGGCGCGGGGTGTCGATCATTCCCGCCATGGCCCGGCGCGACCGGGATAAAGCGGTGGTTTGCCGCGCACTGGCCGGGATGACCCGGTCGGTCGGGGTGGTTCATCGCTCGGGCCGGCCGCTGGCCGGGACCGCCCAGGCGCTGCTGGATTTCCTCGCCGCCAGCGGGCCGGGGGCGCGCTGA
- the hemH gene encoding ferrochelatase, with protein MSKSAVLLLNLGSPDSTSVPDVRRYLEEFLGDERVIDKPAIGFLRSLLVKQIICRFRAPKSAHAYESIWTPEGSPLILTSKQVQAKLQTRTTLPVELAMNYGNPSIPDVLRRLVNQGVDRLLLFPQYPHYAMSSWETVVVKVQREAAVIAPGLKIECVQPYYGDADYIEALVASAKPYLAQPHDHLLFSYHGIPVRHLTKADSSHAHCQVVPDCCTTCSPAHATCYKAQVTRTTQLFAEKAGLKPGSWSITFQSRLVGEPWLSPYTDHAFEEMPGRGIKRLLVITPAFVTDCLETLEEIRVEGAEDYKKAGGEDFTHIPCLNDQPVWIDFLDKRIRAWQETGAVSA; from the coding sequence ATGTCCAAGTCCGCCGTCCTGCTGCTCAACCTCGGTTCACCCGATTCGACCTCCGTCCCGGATGTCCGTCGCTACCTGGAGGAATTTCTCGGTGATGAACGCGTGATCGACAAGCCGGCCATCGGCTTCCTGCGCTCGCTGCTGGTCAAGCAGATCATCTGCCGCTTCCGCGCGCCCAAGTCCGCGCACGCCTACGAAAGCATTTGGACGCCCGAGGGTTCGCCGCTGATCCTCACCAGCAAGCAAGTGCAAGCCAAGCTGCAGACGCGCACCACCCTGCCGGTTGAACTGGCCATGAACTACGGCAATCCCTCCATCCCCGACGTGTTGCGCCGTCTCGTCAACCAGGGCGTGGACCGCCTGCTCCTCTTCCCGCAATACCCGCACTACGCCATGTCGAGTTGGGAGACCGTGGTGGTGAAGGTGCAGCGCGAGGCCGCGGTGATCGCGCCCGGTCTGAAGATCGAATGCGTGCAGCCCTACTACGGCGATGCCGATTACATCGAGGCCCTCGTCGCCAGCGCGAAACCCTACCTCGCCCAGCCGCACGATCACCTGCTTTTCAGCTACCACGGCATTCCGGTGCGCCACCTGACCAAGGCCGACAGTTCGCACGCGCATTGCCAGGTCGTCCCCGATTGCTGCACCACCTGCTCGCCGGCGCACGCCACCTGTTACAAGGCCCAAGTCACGCGCACCACGCAGCTTTTCGCGGAGAAAGCGGGCCTCAAACCCGGATCTTGGTCGATCACTTTCCAGTCGCGCCTTGTCGGCGAACCCTGGCTCTCGCCGTACACCGATCACGCATTTGAGGAAATGCCCGGTCGCGGCATCAAGCGCCTGCTCGTCATCACGCCAGCCTTCGTCACCGACTGCCTCGAGACCCTTGAGGAAATCCGCGTCGAGGGCGCCGAGGATTACAAGAAGGCCGGCGGTGAGGATTTCACCCACATTCCGTGCCTCAATGACCAGCCGGTGTGGATCGATTTTCTCGATAAGCGCATCCGGGCTTGGCAGGAAACGGGCGCCGTCTCGGCCTGA
- a CDS encoding PAS domain S-box protein, with protein sequence MATTALVVAGAAWWLHRRQRRRAETEAEQRVRQRSELIEQAQCALWEADVQVETDDWTWQIKLHPSAFCRQLFGPELTVGPANFWDQFQIDTREQMDLRAREALQRGHAGYQQEFKAIRDGRTYWLQETVSITRLGLDHYRLVGLITDLTAQREAEMARRQSEQGLERILANAQCMLWRAMVTEEKGKLLWPHFDVPRSRLSERLFGAHRQFNPERGFWDGLAMPDQAKMDAHSSRAIHGNAPGYEQVFRVVTPAGATFHLHERVSITPEKTGTWSLVGVVTDITPQIEAEVAQKRTETTLAHLLERADSMIWQGRIQRQPDGRLDWKLFVPASQLFRKIFGHDPDGDRGFSWGEMGVPEVQEMEARSYRAITESAPGYEQVFHVPRSDRPIWLTETVTISPAGPNEWELVGIITDISDRHRVEEAWRSSQERLGNLLNVAECMLWEASVLLQADDTLTWDQYIPPSALYRRIFGETGDAPLQLHWSELQIPEYPDMVTRTLAALKAGAPGYTQEFRVVRTSGDIWLRETVSIQRDGVNRFRMAGVITDITAQRRAEEAHRASEVQLAVLLDGADCMIWQGQCRRMGPDDFNWQVFTPRSQLYRRIFGTEPVGECHFAWTPEQVPEFWEMRDRSRRAMLEGRTAYEQVFHCLHPAGDIWLQENVSIKSLGPDHWELTGIIANITAQRELQQARQASEKRLSELLGRANCLLWESTVSLLPDGWQWEHTIQPSLFYQRLTGAPEPLAGASMWPVERVPERPEMDRRCRDAILGGSLGYDQVFRFVSREGATTWISENVTVNRLGENRFWLVGVAVDITAQRTSELALQASEQRLLEILTRADCLLWEATTMLEKDSWKWEFNIQPSLLGDRLYGSGRPASARGLWREFTIPEWQEMNARCRQALEQGLPGYEQVFHIIQPDGAAVWIRENVTIRKLDVNRFSLVGVAVDITAQRGAEAALANEKERLAVTLRAMNEAVFTTDGAGVVQFANPAALNLVGRAGTDCVGRPVQEVCTLENVRDGARVLLPIARVAQGDLIADLPGQTRLVGADGRRRLIEGCCAPIRSADSQVTGTVLVMRDVTEQDRLEQELIRATRLESVGVLAGGIAHDFNNILTAVMGNLALAQLDIAPGSPAMASLRSAEKAALRARDLTQQLLTFAKGGDPVRAAIQLETVVREMAGFALHGSSIKASYDLAPDLWAADADKGQIGRVVQNLVINSVQAMPKGGSLRISARNDPQAHLAHPGLAAGDYIQIAISDSGAGINPENLSRIFDPYFTTKQTGTGLGLAAVYSIIRKHRGHIEVESQVGQGTTFRFWLPALNCAVAKPDTNTPWATTKTHQFAGRVLFMDDEQIIRDMATSLLERFGLKVDCAADGAEAVAKYQSALQTGRAYDLVITDLTVPGGMGGLAALGKLRELDPQVKAVVSSGYSSDPVLANYRQHGFSAVMAKPYEVGEVARVLRELLPAG encoded by the coding sequence ATGGCTACCACAGCCTTGGTCGTGGCCGGTGCGGCTTGGTGGCTGCATCGCCGGCAGCGGCGGCGGGCGGAAACCGAGGCGGAACAGCGGGTCCGGCAGAGGTCGGAACTCATCGAACAGGCCCAGTGTGCGCTCTGGGAAGCGGATGTGCAGGTCGAGACCGACGATTGGACCTGGCAAATCAAGCTGCATCCGTCGGCGTTTTGCCGGCAACTGTTCGGGCCCGAACTCACCGTCGGTCCGGCCAATTTCTGGGATCAGTTCCAAATCGACACCCGGGAGCAGATGGACCTGCGCGCGCGGGAGGCCTTGCAGCGCGGGCACGCCGGCTATCAACAGGAGTTCAAGGCGATTCGGGACGGACGGACCTACTGGCTCCAGGAGACCGTCTCCATTACCCGCCTCGGGCTGGATCACTACCGTCTGGTGGGCCTGATCACGGATCTGACCGCGCAGCGCGAGGCGGAGATGGCCAGGCGGCAGAGTGAGCAGGGCCTGGAGCGCATCCTCGCCAACGCCCAATGCATGCTGTGGCGGGCCATGGTGACCGAAGAGAAAGGCAAGTTGCTCTGGCCGCATTTCGATGTGCCACGCTCCCGGCTGTCCGAGCGCCTCTTTGGGGCGCACCGGCAGTTCAATCCTGAGCGGGGTTTCTGGGATGGCCTGGCCATGCCGGATCAGGCGAAGATGGATGCGCACAGCAGCCGGGCGATTCACGGCAATGCCCCGGGTTACGAGCAGGTTTTCCGCGTCGTCACGCCTGCGGGTGCGACCTTCCATCTGCACGAGCGGGTCTCCATCACGCCTGAGAAAACCGGGACCTGGAGTCTTGTTGGCGTCGTCACCGACATCACACCGCAGATCGAGGCGGAGGTCGCGCAGAAGCGCACCGAGACGACGCTGGCCCACTTGTTGGAGCGCGCCGACTCGATGATCTGGCAGGGCCGGATCCAGCGCCAGCCGGATGGCCGGCTTGACTGGAAACTGTTCGTGCCTGCCTCGCAGCTCTTCCGAAAGATTTTCGGCCACGATCCCGACGGGGACCGGGGCTTTTCGTGGGGCGAGATGGGCGTGCCGGAAGTTCAGGAGATGGAGGCCCGCTCCTATCGCGCCATCACCGAATCCGCACCCGGTTACGAGCAGGTGTTTCACGTGCCCCGGAGTGATCGCCCGATCTGGCTCACCGAAACGGTCACCATATCGCCAGCGGGCCCCAACGAGTGGGAACTGGTCGGCATCATCACCGACATCAGCGACCGGCACCGCGTGGAAGAGGCCTGGCGCAGCAGCCAGGAACGTCTGGGCAATCTCCTGAATGTCGCCGAGTGCATGCTGTGGGAGGCATCGGTGCTCCTCCAGGCCGACGACACGCTGACCTGGGACCAATACATCCCTCCTTCCGCGCTTTACCGCCGGATATTTGGCGAAACCGGAGATGCTCCGTTGCAGCTGCACTGGTCGGAACTGCAGATCCCGGAATATCCGGACATGGTCACGCGAACCCTGGCGGCCCTCAAGGCTGGCGCACCCGGCTACACCCAGGAATTTCGCGTGGTGCGCACATCCGGGGACATCTGGCTGCGGGAGACCGTCTCCATCCAGCGGGATGGCGTGAACCGATTCCGCATGGCGGGTGTGATCACCGACATCACCGCCCAGCGGCGGGCCGAGGAGGCCCACCGGGCCAGCGAGGTGCAGCTCGCGGTGTTGTTGGACGGGGCCGACTGCATGATCTGGCAGGGGCAGTGCCGCAGAATGGGCCCGGACGATTTTAACTGGCAGGTCTTCACCCCGCGTTCGCAACTCTACCGGCGCATCTTCGGCACGGAGCCCGTCGGCGAGTGTCATTTTGCCTGGACACCAGAACAGGTGCCGGAGTTTTGGGAGATGCGTGACCGCTCGCGGCGGGCCATGCTGGAGGGTCGGACCGCCTACGAGCAGGTCTTCCATTGCCTGCATCCTGCAGGCGACATCTGGCTGCAGGAAAACGTCAGCATCAAGTCGCTGGGACCGGATCATTGGGAGCTGACCGGCATAATCGCCAACATCACCGCCCAACGGGAATTGCAACAGGCCCGGCAAGCCAGCGAGAAACGACTGAGCGAGCTTCTGGGGCGCGCCAACTGCCTTCTCTGGGAATCCACTGTCTCCCTGCTGCCTGACGGCTGGCAGTGGGAACATACCATCCAGCCTTCGCTGTTTTATCAGCGGCTCACCGGTGCACCGGAGCCGCTGGCCGGTGCTTCCATGTGGCCGGTGGAGCGGGTTCCGGAGAGACCGGAAATGGACCGGCGTTGCCGGGACGCGATTCTGGGCGGTTCACTCGGCTACGATCAGGTTTTCCGTTTCGTCAGCCGTGAAGGTGCCACCACGTGGATCAGCGAAAACGTGACCGTGAACCGGCTGGGCGAGAATCGGTTTTGGCTGGTGGGGGTGGCGGTGGACATCACGGCGCAGCGGACCTCCGAACTCGCCCTGCAAGCGAGCGAGCAACGACTGCTCGAGATTCTGACCCGCGCGGACTGTCTGCTCTGGGAAGCCACAACCATGCTGGAAAAGGACAGCTGGAAGTGGGAATTCAACATCCAACCCTCGCTGTTGGGCGATCGGCTTTACGGCTCCGGGCGGCCTGCCTCGGCTCGCGGGCTCTGGCGGGAGTTCACCATTCCCGAGTGGCAGGAGATGAATGCGCGGTGCCGGCAGGCGCTGGAGCAGGGCCTGCCCGGCTATGAGCAGGTGTTTCACATCATCCAGCCGGATGGAGCAGCGGTGTGGATCCGCGAGAATGTGACCATCAGGAAACTGGACGTTAACCGCTTTTCGCTGGTGGGGGTGGCGGTGGACATCACGGCCCAACGCGGCGCCGAAGCGGCGCTGGCCAATGAGAAGGAGCGGCTTGCGGTCACCTTGCGGGCGATGAACGAGGCGGTATTCACGACCGACGGTGCCGGGGTTGTCCAGTTTGCCAATCCGGCGGCGCTCAACCTCGTCGGACGCGCCGGGACGGATTGCGTGGGGCGTCCGGTGCAGGAGGTATGCACCCTGGAGAATGTCCGCGACGGTGCGCGAGTATTGCTCCCGATCGCCCGGGTGGCGCAGGGCGACCTGATCGCCGACCTACCCGGGCAGACCCGCCTGGTCGGGGCGGATGGTCGCCGTCGCCTGATCGAGGGCTGCTGCGCGCCGATCCGTTCAGCCGACAGCCAGGTCACCGGCACGGTGTTGGTGATGCGCGACGTTACGGAACAGGACCGCCTCGAGCAGGAACTCATCCGCGCCACCCGGCTCGAATCGGTGGGTGTGCTCGCCGGGGGCATCGCCCATGATTTCAACAATATCCTCACCGCGGTCATGGGCAACCTGGCCCTGGCCCAGCTGGATATCGCGCCCGGCAGTCCGGCCATGGCGAGCCTGCGATCGGCGGAAAAGGCGGCTCTGCGCGCGCGCGATCTCACGCAGCAGCTCCTGACTTTTGCCAAGGGCGGCGATCCGGTTCGCGCGGCCATTCAGCTCGAAACCGTGGTGCGGGAGATGGCTGGATTCGCCCTGCACGGCTCATCCATCAAGGCCAGTTACGACCTCGCCCCCGACCTCTGGGCCGCCGATGCCGACAAGGGGCAGATCGGTCGCGTGGTGCAGAATCTCGTCATCAACTCGGTGCAGGCCATGCCCAAGGGCGGCAGCCTGAGAATCTCGGCACGCAACGACCCGCAGGCGCACCTGGCCCACCCCGGCCTGGCTGCCGGGGATTATATCCAGATCGCCATCTCCGACAGCGGTGCCGGCATCAATCCGGAGAATCTTTCGCGCATCTTCGATCCCTATTTCACCACAAAGCAAACCGGTACCGGGCTGGGTTTGGCGGCCGTGTATTCGATCATCCGCAAGCATCGCGGCCACATTGAGGTGGAGTCCCAGGTCGGCCAGGGCACAACCTTCCGCTTCTGGCTGCCGGCGCTCAACTGCGCGGTGGCCAAGCCGGACACGAACACCCCCTGGGCCACCACGAAGACCCATCAGTTTGCCGGGCGCGTGTTGTTCATGGACGACGAACAGATCATCCGCGACATGGCCACCTCCTTGCTCGAGCGGTTCGGTCTGAAGGTGGATTGCGCCGCGGACGGGGCGGAGGCGGTCGCCAAATACCAGTCGGCCCTGCAGACAGGCCGGGCCTACGACCTGGTGATCACTGATCTGACCGTCCCGGGCGGCATGGGCGGGCTGGCTGCCCTGGGCAAGCTGCGGGAACTGGACCCGCAGGTGAAGGCGGTTGTCTCCAGCGGTTACTCAAGCGATCCCGTGCTGGCCAACTACCGGCAGCACGGCTTCAGCGCCGTCATGGCCAAACCCTATGAGGTGGGCGAAGTGGCCCGCGTCTTGCGCGAATTGTTGCCCGCCGGCTGA